A single window of Granulicella sibirica DNA harbors:
- the rfbD gene encoding dTDP-4-dehydrorhamnose reductase codes for MAPLRLLVTGSTGQVGGELVNVLAQYGEVIAPTRAEMDLANPASARTFLRDTKPQWIVNAGAYTAVDRAESEPDLAYAINAESVGVIGQEAAALGATVLHYSTDYVFDGQGNAPYVETDKTAPLGVYGASKLAGEQALAESGATHAILRTSWVYGSTGKNFLRTILKMAREKEQLRVVGDQHGAPTWSRDLARLAAHIIEHKTVPSGVYHAAGTGETTWAGFAEEAIRQIAKRETGVKLAKVITIPTSAYPTPAARPANSRLNGEKLARTFGWKMMDWQVSLAHVLAEISADTAK; via the coding sequence GTGGCACCTTTGCGACTCCTGGTCACTGGAAGCACAGGACAGGTCGGAGGCGAACTGGTCAATGTCCTCGCCCAATACGGCGAAGTCATAGCACCCACACGCGCCGAGATGGACCTGGCAAACCCCGCCTCAGCGCGCACATTCCTCCGCGACACCAAACCGCAGTGGATCGTGAACGCAGGAGCCTATACCGCAGTCGATCGCGCGGAAAGTGAACCCGATCTCGCCTATGCCATCAACGCCGAATCAGTCGGTGTCATCGGCCAGGAGGCCGCCGCGCTCGGCGCAACCGTCCTGCACTATTCGACCGATTACGTCTTCGATGGCCAAGGCAACGCACCGTACGTCGAGACGGACAAGACCGCTCCCCTCGGCGTCTACGGCGCAAGCAAGCTAGCCGGAGAACAGGCTCTCGCCGAGAGCGGCGCAACCCATGCGATCCTTCGCACGAGCTGGGTCTACGGCTCCACGGGCAAGAACTTCCTCCGCACGATCCTCAAGATGGCACGCGAAAAGGAGCAGCTCCGCGTGGTCGGCGACCAGCACGGCGCACCCACCTGGAGCAGAGATCTCGCCCGCCTCGCTGCTCACATCATCGAGCACAAGACCGTCCCTTCCGGGGTCTACCACGCAGCCGGAACCGGAGAGACCACCTGGGCAGGCTTCGCCGAAGAGGCCATCCGTCAGATCGCAAAGCGCGAGACCGGCGTAAAGCTCGCAAAGGTCATCACGATCCCAACCTCCGCGTATCCCACCCCGGCGGCCCGGCCAGCCAACTCCCGCCTAAACGGAGAAAAACTCGCCCGCACCTTCGGATGGAAGATGATGGACTGGCAGGTTTCGCTCGCGCACGTCCTCGCGGAGATTTCTGCTGACACAGCAAAGTGA
- a CDS encoding D-glycero-alpha-D-manno-heptose-1,7-bisphosphate 7-phosphatase, whose amino-acid sequence MSVAERALFLDRDGVINHEVGYLHRAEDVTFVDGIFSLCRTAMALGYRLIIVTNQSGIARGYYSVAQFDGLMDWMRMKFRAEHVELDAVYYCPYHPEHGIGEYRQEHPDRKPAPGMLLRGAAEFGIALEQSIMVGDRCSDIAAANAAGLRQAFLFGATESAPCPGDYAAVATLPEVEAWLLDKK is encoded by the coding sequence TTGAGCGTTGCGGAACGAGCTCTTTTCCTCGATCGAGACGGCGTGATCAACCACGAGGTCGGCTATCTGCACCGGGCGGAAGACGTCACCTTCGTCGACGGAATCTTCTCGCTCTGCCGCACCGCCATGGCCCTCGGCTACCGTCTCATCATCGTCACCAATCAGTCAGGTATCGCGCGCGGCTACTACTCGGTCGCCCAATTCGACGGCCTCATGGACTGGATGCGGATGAAGTTCCGCGCCGAGCACGTCGAACTCGACGCCGTCTACTACTGCCCCTATCACCCTGAACACGGCATCGGCGAGTACCGCCAGGAGCATCCGGACCGCAAACCCGCCCCAGGCATGCTCCTCCGCGGGGCCGCCGAGTTCGGCATCGCGCTCGAGCAGTCGATCATGGTGGGCGATCGTTGCTCCGACATCGCCGCCGCCAACGCAGCAGGACTCCGGCAGGCCTTCCTTTTCGGCGCAACCGAATCCGCCCCCTGCCCCGGAGACTACGCTGCCGTTGCGACCCTGCCCGAGGTAGAAGCCTGGCTCCTCGATAAGAAGTAA